The following nucleotide sequence is from Synchiropus splendidus isolate RoL2022-P1 chromosome 1, RoL_Sspl_1.0, whole genome shotgun sequence.
TTTTCACTGCCAGGGTCCCACTGCAGAAGACACACGCAGACAAGGTTAGAATGGGTCGTGTCAAACATCATAATGCCATCATACAAACCAGTTTTCTTTGATGCGGAcgacaaaacacaacatatttTGACACATTTCCTCAAACGTCAACATGGTTGGACATTTGAAGagcatattaaatatattaccGGGGCTCATTTCTAGTTTAAGTCACTAGTCTAGTGACTTAAACTGTAGTGTTCACACACATCCACCCGTGTGTCCAGAGACGCTGGAGAAGTGAAGTAGTGCGTGTAACGCGCTCTCAACCCAACAGAAAGTGCAGCTGACAAAAGAAACTCGGCGCAGATTTTCCCAGCTGATGCACTTTTATAAAGATCAGGACACTTTTCATTCACGAGGTCTGCGCTCAGCATCCGTCTTTTACGCTGCCATTCTTTAATGGTTGCTGTCGGTCGATGGACTTAATCCagtttccaaagacgcgcacgctCCAGATGTAATAATTAGATTGATATTTCGGGCGGTCGCTGGGCGGAGCGAGATTTGGAGGCTGTAATCGATCTCGCCGTGCGTCAGTCTGTGGCCGCCGGCTCAGTGCGATGGCATCCGCCGAAGGTTCGCGTTAGTGCGCCGCTAGAGGACTCACTCCGCCTTCTGTCACACTCTCTCCTGTTGCGCCATGGAGAACTCCAGTCTGCTGGGTGGACTCGCGGACCTCCTCGGGATGGATGTTTTGGACCAAGGACCCATGAAAAGTGCCATGTTTAAGACGGCGGGAACTCGGACTGGCGAGGGCGCGGACCTGATGATCGCGCTCCCCTCCGACCCAACTCATCTGATGCCGGCGTTTTGGGACTCTCCTCTGAGCCACGGCATTAACGTGTTCGTGGGACTGGTTCTGTGCTTCACCATGCTGGGACTGGGCTGCACGGTGGACGTCAGCCAGCTCGGGGAGCACATCCGCAGACCCATCGGGCTACTGCTGGCCCTGGTGTGCCAGTTCGTCATCATGCCTCTGGTGGCTTTCCTGCTGGCTCTCGCCTTCTCGCTGGACGATGTGGCGGCGATGGCAGTGCTCCTGTGCGGCTGCTGTCCAGGAGGAAACCTGTCCAACATCATGTCGCTGCTGGTGCACGGGGAGATGAACCTCAGGTAGAACCAGGAACCGCTTTACGCACGACGCCAAAGTTGCTCGCGCTGTAACTGAACCTCTCTTCACAGCATCATCATGACGATCTCGTCCACCCTGCTGGCGCTGGTCCTCAtgcctgtgtgtctgtggatCTACAGTCGCGCCTGGATCAACACGCCGGTGGTCAACCTGATGCCCTTTGGTGCCATCATCCTCACCCTGTGCAGCACCCTTATCCCCATCGGGTTGGGTGTGATGCTACGGTACCGCTACACGCGTGTGGCCGACGTTGTGTTGAAGGTAATTATTCAAGGGTTTAACACTTTTGGATGGCCGCAGACAACTTTGGGGAAAGTGGCTCCATTGCGCAAAAGGCGCAGTGCGTAATTTCCTAGAATGGCTGGAGCAGAGGAGGCGCAGGGACAGTGACATCACTAGGAGGGTAACAGTAAGAGCCCCTCCCTCCCTAGATCTGATAAAAGCTACCGAGGGTGGTGGAGGGGCGTGAGAGTGGGTGGGAGGTGGTCTCGCTTCACTCCCAATACACAGAAATGCTGGACAGTCTTATCAGTTTAAATGTGATTGACGGGAACAAAACACACCCAGACAGTCAGCTCACTTCAATTTAGAATGAAATGAATAGCATGGGATGAGAGAAAATGCATGGCAATGAACAGGCAGATTTGTTAAAAAGCAGAACAAGTAGAaacgtttttttcttctatGATAGATGGACTACCTCTAACTCATTGTAAGAATTAAACAGGCTGACAaagtgctgttttttgtttgttttactgaaTTAAATCCATCTATGCACATTTCCATCCAAATATAAATTCACAACACTGACCGaaaatgtttgcttttatttcagaGCGAAGCTTTAAACAAGGTACTATGACATACATGTCAAAGCTGATTGTACTGTATTCAAAACAGTTGCTGAAAATGAGATAATGAACATGTTCATGAGTTACTGGCCATTCGTAAGGGAGACAGAAACTCTTGGAACAGTCAATGCCAATAAGCAGCGCTGAAAAAGCACATGCACGCCTCCTCTACCATGACATGCTACAGTGAGTGGAAGTTAGAGAGAGATTCAGCAAGTTTTTGTTggccaggcggccgttcgagaagcgaattgttcgaaatctgaatcgatttttcccattacaattaatgtaaaaagaaataatgcgttccaagccttaaaatagtccgctgcatgtgggaggggttgctgagtgagtgacgtctctccagaagtgaagaggtgcccggtgcgtgtccagctctgaatgtgcgcttctgtgcagtttggctgtgacaaagtcataaaccaagtaacgttctgtcccagactcgcctcatccctgtcccagctccagcccacaacaggacatcaaaccctggagtgtgcgctccagcctcggaggtgtggagagcgaggaCCTCCccagtgacactctaccacggtccagtgcggagacaggaaaggttttacacctcaatatgaagaagaaacagccagtaaatgtagctaacaggacacgtctgcatacagaggctgcgttatacacaataacaaagcgcgtcgtgggtcagctgatcgcgcCGCGCACGTTACGTTTTTTCCGgcctttttcgggggcgtttgagttctggattttcgtttgaaatcagaagcaaaaacatctcgaattttttgttcaaactccgattcgTTCAAAGTCCggaacgttcgaaaaccgaggtgccactgtacatCACTTTACAACTGTTAGTCTGAATGAGATGGATTCAAGAGCAAAAACAGCAGCACCGACTGCTGTTGAAAGGCAGGGCCATCAGCCATATGAACCATGAAATAAGAGACAGCCGACTCCCGTTCTTTGAAAGAGGATTTTTATTGGTCATTGCGGGAAAAAAACCAATTGCCATCTGGTCACAACACTTTAATTTAACTTTTAACCTAGATTAATTTCAAACTAAAACATGATAACAGGCAACTCTATCTGGTACTTGGGTGATTCCAAACATTAAAAAGTACATTTGTCATTATGATTGTATTAATTCCGTGTCGGTGTACAACAATCATGGAGCTTTTGGAAGGAGGAACAATCACGTTTGggtttcaacagttttatttttcacagaaTAAGGAACAGGACTCCAACATTCATGCATCAGTATGATAAGCATGGCATTACTGGGCATAACCTATGCGACAGAACGGTGACCAAGATGGATCCCTGTGGTCACCTCCAGCTTATATTGGCCGATCACGTTACACAACTAAATCTAACTGAGGTGAAACTTTGAAATGACTGTCGCTGTCAAGTGACTTCTGCTCAAAATTTGCTTCTTCACCGGCAGGCATCACTGTGGTCTCTGCTGATCACCTTGGTGTTGCTCTTCATCCTGACCGCGGCCATGCTGGGACCAGAGCTGCTCTCCACCATACCCCCTTCAGTCTACATGGTGGCCATATTGATGCCTCTGTGTGGCTATGCCGCAGGTTACGGTCTAGCGGTGCTCTTCAACTTGCCCCCCAACAGCCGTAGATCTGTCTCCCTGGAGACGGGATGCCAGAACGTACAGCTGTGCACCGCAATTCTGAAGCTGGCCTTTCCCCCTCAGCTTGTCGGGGGTATGTACATGTTCCCGCTGCTGTACGCCCTCTTCCAAGCAGCTGAGGCGGGCATCTTCATCCTGGCCTATCGGTTCTACAGAAAGAACGTCCTGCACAAGCCGGATCCGGTGGCGCACGGTGAGGACACGGACATTACATACCAGCGGTTTGAGGACGAGGATGTTGACTTCAGCTCATCATATGGCACGGTGACAGTGAGCGACCCCAACTCTATTTCACTGAAGCCCTGCCCCCCTCATCCAACACCTGTTTaatgtgcaacactgatctgttGCTGGACTTCAGATGAGTAGGACCACTAGAAAGCATGTAACTCTTTAAGAAAAGctctatttttctttaaaagatCACAAAGGTttataaaagtgtaaataaacagGGATATTTATTCAACATGCCATGTACTGCCAACCTGTTCAGGGTCACCCCTCCTCTCCGAATTAGACGCCTTACTTGCCAAATTAACAAGAAGAATCTGGATTGACAGAATAGTAAACAACAGCATCGGCACTACttgcattttaacattttaaaatgaaggtTTTAACTTCCTATTTGACAGTATGTGAGGTAAGACACCGCAAAAAACACTGTCAGTTCAGTGAAAGAAATATGTTTGATGGGATCTTTAAATATTCCACCACTAAAAGATTAAGACCTGTTTATTTACATTACGCTAAACTATAAAAGGAAGAGGGAATGTGTAGTATTAGTATCAATGGTGCTATCTGACTTGCGCCATGGTCACTGTATTCTAACCACTGCAATCTGTGAAACAGAACAATAATCACGTGTATTTGCCGTTTGTGTGCCGGTGCGTGTGTGAGTACGTGGGTATCTGCAGACAGGGGATGCCGCCTACAGTACATTCCAGATGTACTCCTTGTGTATGTTGATCCTTTCTCCACCTCATGTGTCAACATTTAAGCAGCAAACTCAATGGAAGAGGCAATACAACGCATGAATTCTCTAGAATTTAAAAAACTAGGGTTGATGAAGTACTATTTCACAGGACGTGGTACTtgataaaatgaattattttgaagAATGCAATGTCAAACACCATTTGCAGCTTGATATGAGTCCAATAACCCTTTATCTAGGTTAAGATTTTTTGTTTCTGCATCTAGTGTCTGAGCTCAACACTGACAGGATGAGCTCAAATATTGAAGCTGCTGAGCCAACTTACGGCTGAACACTCAAAGCCAGACTCAAAGCTTGGGGGTAATAATCCCTTATGGCTGCAATAGTCGGTAATAACAATAGATAGCATACATTTcacaatatttattattaaagaaCACATCTGTGATGAAAACGCTGAGCTCTCAGTCTACAAGTCCCATAATACGCTGCTGCAGGCCAAGCTGTGAAGGGAATGATTTTTATCGTTGACAATTCATTCCAGTGTAAGGTTTATTTTGGTAGTGACGAGCAAGGAACGCAGGCTTTGAGCGACTTGAAACCACCATGCAATAGTGACCAAGGTGGATTTAG
It contains:
- the slc10a4 gene encoding sodium/bile acid cotransporter 4; this translates as MDVLDQGPMKSAMFKTAGTRTGEGADLMIALPSDPTHLMPAFWDSPLSHGINVFVGLVLCFTMLGLGCTVDVSQLGEHIRRPIGLLLALVCQFVIMPLVAFLLALAFSLDDVAAMAVLLCGCCPGGNLSNIMSLLVHGEMNLSIIMTISSTLLALVLMPVCLWIYSRAWINTPVVNLMPFGAIILTLCSTLIPIGLGVMLRYRYTRVADVVLKASLWSLLITLVLLFILTAAMLGPELLSTIPPSVYMVAILMPLCGYAAGYGLAVLFNLPPNSRRSVSLETGCQNVQLCTAILKLAFPPQLVGGMYMFPLLYALFQAAEAGIFILAYRFYRKNVLHKPDPVAHGEDTDITYQRFEDEDVDFSSSYGTVTVSDPNSISLKPCPPHPTPV